In Paenibacillus sp. BIC5C1, a genomic segment contains:
- a CDS encoding phosphoribosylanthranilate isomerase — protein MNAINHDGTSSKDVDLRNRPAAAVKICGLQDVEVLKSMINLPVDYVGVVFAPSRRRITPEQGAELRTVLLDWTMFDRPKLAGVFVNPTLEELESIMQISRLDVIQLHGQETPEFCEQVKQRFGSEVFKAFSFPKEETGSLADDTALLALDPYKNVVDAILLDTFDPLYGGGSGKTFAWERIPFYADWARKHGIALFVAGGLQPDNVQQLIQTYAPDGVDVSSGVESEGVKDIAKITAFVERVKQA, from the coding sequence ATGAATGCAATCAATCATGACGGTACAAGCAGCAAAGACGTGGATCTGCGAAACCGGCCGGCAGCGGCTGTAAAAATATGTGGACTTCAGGACGTTGAAGTGCTAAAATCGATGATAAACTTGCCTGTGGATTACGTTGGTGTTGTTTTTGCCCCATCCCGTCGCCGTATTACACCTGAACAGGGTGCGGAGCTAAGAACGGTTCTCTTGGACTGGACGATGTTCGATCGGCCGAAACTGGCGGGTGTTTTCGTGAATCCCACGCTCGAAGAGCTGGAAAGCATCATGCAGATTTCACGCCTGGATGTCATTCAGCTGCACGGACAGGAAACGCCGGAATTTTGTGAACAGGTGAAGCAGCGCTTCGGTAGCGAAGTGTTCAAGGCTTTCTCTTTTCCAAAAGAGGAAACAGGTTCATTAGCTGACGATACCGCCTTGCTGGCACTTGATCCATATAAAAATGTGGTGGACGCCATATTGCTCGATACGTTTGACCCACTCTATGGAGGGGGCTCCGGTAAAACCTTTGCCTGGGAACGAATTCCTTTCTACGCCGACTGGGCAAGAAAACATGGGATCGCGTTGTTCGTGGCAGGAGGATTACAGCCGGATAATGTGCAACAACTAATACAGACATATGCACCGGACGGCGTCGATGTGTCCAGCGGCGTAGAATCCGAAGGTGTGAAGGATATAGCGAAAATTACAGCATTTGTAGAAAGGGTGAAGCAGGCATGA
- the trpC gene encoding indole-3-glycerol phosphate synthase TrpC, with protein sequence MYLDRIVATKHKEVEVLAQTFQMNDALKKIESLPNTRGFERALSERRNRKLGLIAEVKKASPSKGLIRPDFHPIEIASAYERAGADCISVLTDVSYFQGNSEYLQAIHEAVNIPLLRKDFIIDERQIAEARLLGADAVLLIASILTPEQMRQYLTFAKSLGLDALIEVHDRAELEQVLDIPQATLVGINNRNLKTFETSLNTTLDLMNLIPDGVTLISESGIDGPQPLESLIEAGVHGILVGEHLMRKDDVEAAVYELMGPKA encoded by the coding sequence ATGTATCTTGATCGAATCGTAGCAACCAAACATAAAGAAGTTGAAGTTCTCGCCCAAACATTTCAGATGAACGATGCGCTGAAAAAGATAGAGTCTTTACCTAATACTCGTGGATTCGAACGTGCTCTATCAGAGAGACGTAACCGTAAGCTGGGTCTCATAGCCGAAGTGAAGAAGGCTTCTCCGTCCAAAGGACTGATTCGTCCTGATTTCCATCCGATAGAGATTGCTTCCGCATACGAACGGGCTGGTGCGGATTGTATATCCGTATTGACCGACGTTTCTTATTTCCAGGGAAATAGCGAATACTTGCAGGCCATTCATGAAGCTGTGAACATACCGCTACTGCGCAAGGATTTTATTATAGATGAGCGACAGATTGCCGAGGCAAGGCTGCTTGGTGCGGATGCCGTTTTGCTGATTGCGAGCATTCTGACACCCGAACAGATGCGTCAATATCTGACATTTGCCAAGAGTCTGGGCCTTGATGCATTAATTGAAGTCCATGACCGTGCTGAACTGGAGCAAGTACTCGATATTCCGCAGGCAACACTTGTGGGCATCAACAACCGCAATCTGAAAACGTTCGAAACGAGTCTGAACACCACGTTGGATTTGATGAACTTGATTCCGGATGGGGTAACATTAATCAGTGAAAGTGGAATTGACGGCCCTCAGCCATTGGAATCTCTTATTGAGGCAGGTGTGCATGGTATCCTTGTTGGGGAGCATCTGATGCGCAAGGACGATGTTGAAGCTGCGGTATATGAACTGATGGGACCAAAAGCATGA
- the trpD gene encoding anthranilate phosphoribosyltransferase — protein MKNGLAKILEGSHLEQAEARDLMYSIMRGEATPAQIGGLLMGLRMKGETVDEITGFAEAMRGQGGRILTDGNGLLDTCGTGGSGIHKFNISTASAIIASAVSVRVAKHGNRSASGKAGSADVLEALGVNIHLDGEQARQCLDEIGICFCFAQVYHPSMKHAAAPRKELGVRTIFNMLGPLTNPAGADRQLLGLYDRSRTPMIAEVLNRLGLKRALVVASHDGLDEISISAPTQVSELRNGEVHTYDIDPRDMGLSLHPLESVLGGDAAQNAEIIKRIFQGERSAYRDVVLLNAGACIYVSGLANTIAEGVLMATEAVDSGKAAGKLEQLIHTTEAYSHVS, from the coding sequence ATGAAGAATGGCCTTGCCAAAATTTTGGAGGGCAGCCATCTGGAACAGGCAGAAGCGCGCGACTTGATGTACTCCATCATGAGAGGTGAGGCCACTCCGGCTCAAATCGGAGGTTTGCTTATGGGCTTGCGGATGAAGGGGGAAACGGTGGATGAAATCACGGGGTTTGCCGAAGCCATGCGTGGACAGGGGGGGCGAATCCTGACCGACGGCAATGGACTGCTGGACACCTGTGGAACAGGTGGTTCAGGTATTCATAAGTTCAACATTTCAACGGCATCGGCAATCATTGCTTCAGCTGTTTCTGTCCGGGTGGCGAAGCATGGTAATCGTTCTGCATCAGGCAAGGCGGGCAGTGCCGATGTACTTGAAGCATTGGGCGTGAATATTCATCTGGACGGAGAGCAGGCGAGACAATGTCTCGATGAGATCGGAATCTGTTTCTGTTTTGCTCAAGTGTACCATCCTTCCATGAAACATGCTGCTGCGCCAAGAAAAGAGCTGGGTGTGCGTACGATCTTTAACATGCTCGGACCTCTAACCAATCCTGCTGGAGCGGATCGACAATTGCTTGGTTTATACGACCGCAGCCGGACACCGATGATCGCTGAAGTGCTGAATCGATTGGGTCTGAAAAGAGCTTTGGTTGTAGCAAGTCATGATGGACTGGATGAAATCAGCATTTCCGCACCTACCCAGGTATCCGAGCTGCGTAATGGTGAAGTGCATACGTATGACATTGATCCACGTGATATGGGATTATCGTTACATCCGCTGGAATCGGTTCTTGGAGGAGATGCGGCTCAGAATGCCGAAATTATTAAAAGGATCTTCCAGGGAGAACGGAGCGCATACCGCGATGTCGTTCTGCTGAATGCCGGGGCGTGCATCTATGTATCCGGTCTGGCGAATACCATTGCAGAAGGCGTGTTGATGGCGACAGAAGCTGTAGACTCCGGCAAAGCTGCCGGGAAGCTGGAACAGTTAATTCATACAACGGAGGCGTACAGTCATGTATCTTGA
- the trpE gene encoding anthranilate synthase component I codes for MITPNVNQVLKMSNEYNLIPVVKRILADMETPIRIFRRYADNDRAFLLESVEGGIQWARYSFIGTDPFLMISAKKGRIVVEEAGQIRELPGKPIEELKALLRKYRSPKDDELPPFTGGAIGFFGYDLLQYYEKLPAHALDDLKMDDIRFMFCDQIIVFDHVKQQMLLVGNVHVKDGATDDDIRQAYALTSEKLEQAAERLQQQGPGENLNPRSIPGDVELGDIRSNLTKEQFIGNVEQAKEYIRAGDIFQVVLSQRFHIDTEVSPLHVYRVLRTLNPSPYMYYLKMDDEIIVGTSPEALVKVDGNRVETRPIAGTRPRGATEAEDRALAADLLQDEKERAEHLMLVDLGRNDLGRVSNFGTVKCDMFMEIERYSHVMHMVSNVTGELREDKDFFDAFLSCLPAGTVSGAPKLRAMEIIAELEKEARGAYAGAIGYLGFSGNMDSCITIRTIIFKKGKAYVQAGAGIVWDSVPENEYEETVNKAKALLKAIRTAEAMFPAKEKDHTLKLANADYFVTPATAAQN; via the coding sequence ATGATAACGCCAAACGTTAATCAAGTACTGAAAATGTCGAATGAATATAATCTGATTCCGGTAGTCAAACGGATTCTGGCAGACATGGAGACCCCGATTCGGATTTTTCGCCGTTATGCTGACAACGACCGGGCATTTCTGCTGGAAAGTGTGGAGGGTGGAATTCAATGGGCTAGATATTCCTTCATCGGTACAGATCCGTTCCTGATGATCTCCGCCAAAAAAGGCCGGATCGTGGTAGAAGAAGCGGGACAGATTCGAGAATTGCCAGGTAAGCCGATTGAAGAACTCAAAGCGCTGCTGCGTAAGTATCGCAGTCCGAAAGATGATGAACTGCCGCCATTTACAGGCGGGGCCATTGGTTTCTTTGGATACGATCTGCTGCAATATTATGAGAAGCTTCCGGCTCACGCGCTGGATGATCTGAAAATGGATGATATTCGCTTCATGTTCTGTGACCAGATTATCGTGTTTGACCATGTGAAGCAGCAGATGCTGCTGGTGGGCAATGTTCACGTGAAAGACGGTGCAACGGATGATGATATCCGTCAAGCTTATGCTTTAACTTCTGAGAAGCTGGAACAGGCGGCTGAACGCTTGCAGCAGCAAGGACCAGGGGAGAACCTGAATCCGCGTTCCATTCCAGGAGACGTGGAATTGGGGGATATTCGTTCCAATCTCACGAAGGAACAGTTTATCGGGAATGTAGAGCAGGCCAAAGAGTACATTCGGGCAGGAGATATTTTTCAAGTGGTATTATCCCAACGTTTCCATATTGATACCGAAGTATCTCCGCTGCATGTATATCGCGTGCTTCGGACGTTGAATCCATCGCCCTACATGTATTATCTGAAGATGGACGACGAAATTATTGTAGGTACTTCACCGGAAGCGTTGGTAAAAGTGGATGGAAACCGCGTAGAGACACGGCCGATTGCGGGAACTCGTCCAAGGGGAGCTACGGAAGCAGAAGATCGTGCATTGGCCGCAGACCTGCTGCAGGATGAGAAGGAACGTGCAGAGCACCTGATGCTGGTTGATCTGGGACGTAATGATCTGGGACGTGTATCTAACTTCGGAACTGTGAAATGTGACATGTTCATGGAAATTGAACGATATTCCCATGTCATGCACATGGTGTCCAACGTTACAGGCGAGCTTAGAGAAGACAAGGATTTCTTTGATGCATTTCTTTCATGTTTACCAGCGGGTACGGTATCCGGTGCGCCGAAGCTGCGTGCGATGGAGATTATCGCGGAACTGGAAAAAGAAGCACGGGGTGCATACGCAGGTGCTATCGGTTATCTTGGTTTCTCGGGAAACATGGACTCCTGCATTACAATCCGAACGATTATTTTCAAAAAGGGAAAAGCTTATGTGCAGGCTGGAGCCGGAATCGTATGGGATTCGGTGCCTGAGAATGAATATGAAGAAACCGTAAATAAAGCCAAAGCTTTGCTGAAGGCGATTCGTACAGCAGAAGCGATGTTTCCTGCCAAAGAGAAGGATCACACCTTGAAACTTGCCAACGCCGATTATTTTGTTACCCCAGCCACGGCTGCACAAAACTGA
- the aroH gene encoding chorismate mutase, translated as MVTRGIRGATTVTHNNEEHILKETAVLLQEIVDRNEIQPEDICSVWITMTGDLDAAFPAKAIRQLDGWELVPLMCALEVPVAGALPQCIRFMVHVNTAKGQNEINHVYLNGAQSLRPDLAAPSNS; from the coding sequence ATGGTTACTCGGGGAATTCGCGGGGCTACTACGGTCACGCATAATAACGAAGAACATATTTTGAAAGAAACGGCTGTACTATTGCAGGAAATCGTGGATCGTAACGAGATCCAACCCGAAGATATTTGCAGTGTGTGGATTACAATGACTGGAGACCTGGATGCTGCTTTCCCGGCAAAGGCAATTCGCCAGTTGGATGGCTGGGAGCTTGTACCCTTGATGTGTGCGTTGGAAGTTCCGGTTGCAGGCGCCTTGCCGCAGTGCATTCGTTTTATGGTACATGTTAACACTGCAAAAGGTCAAAATGAAATCAACCATGTGTATCTTAACGGTGCACAGTCTCTACGTCCTGATTTGGCGGCACCTTCCAATTCGTAA
- the aroB gene encoding 3-dehydroquinate synthase, whose translation MRQLTVQLEERSYPILIGSGLLAQAPQYFEQYGLTKKSPLLIITDEHVAPKYLSDLEQTLRTAGFTVVSAVVPSGETSKSLSVYQDMMTVAIEGKLDRSSAIVALGGGVVGDLAGFVAATYMRGIKFVQVPTTILAHDSSVGGKVAVNHPLAKNMIGAFHQPELVLYDVDTLQTLPPRDVSAGLSEMLKHGLIRDEAFAFWCEEHADELLALDPEALGYGLERGCGIKAEIVSRDERENGERALLNLGHTIGHAIEAIAGYGEFLHGEAISIGMAGSALLGEKLGAPAGLYDDTVRMLRSLRLPVTMPKHLDTDALMDAMMHDKKFREGHMVFIIPDRIGAARIVKDVPVTAVREVIEMLKKGD comes from the coding sequence ATGCGCCAGCTGACAGTGCAGTTGGAGGAGCGCTCTTATCCAATCCTTATTGGCAGCGGCCTGTTGGCTCAAGCACCTCAATATTTTGAGCAATATGGCTTAACCAAAAAAAGCCCCTTACTCATTATTACTGATGAGCATGTGGCACCCAAATACTTGTCCGATCTGGAACAAACACTGCGCACGGCTGGTTTTACAGTCGTCTCCGCAGTTGTTCCATCGGGTGAAACGTCGAAATCCCTTTCGGTATACCAGGATATGATGACTGTCGCCATTGAAGGCAAACTGGATCGCAGTTCGGCGATTGTTGCTCTAGGCGGGGGTGTTGTAGGGGATCTGGCTGGTTTTGTTGCTGCTACATATATGCGTGGAATCAAGTTTGTACAGGTACCTACGACGATCCTGGCGCATGACAGCAGTGTTGGCGGCAAAGTAGCTGTCAATCATCCGCTGGCTAAAAATATGATTGGTGCATTCCATCAGCCAGAGCTGGTACTCTATGATGTGGATACGCTTCAAACCTTACCGCCACGCGATGTCTCGGCTGGTTTGTCAGAAATGCTGAAGCACGGACTAATTCGGGATGAAGCTTTTGCATTCTGGTGTGAGGAGCATGCGGATGAGCTGCTTGCCCTTGATCCAGAGGCCCTGGGATATGGCTTGGAACGAGGATGTGGTATCAAGGCAGAGATTGTCTCACGTGATGAACGGGAAAATGGAGAACGCGCTCTGTTAAACCTGGGTCATACGATTGGTCATGCTATTGAAGCCATTGCCGGTTACGGAGAATTTCTGCATGGTGAAGCCATCTCGATTGGTATGGCGGGCTCGGCATTGCTCGGCGAGAAGTTGGGAGCCCCAGCAGGACTTTATGACGATACGGTTCGCATGTTGCGTTCATTGCGCCTCCCGGTTACGATGCCAAAACATTTGGATACAGATGCATTAATGGATGCAATGATGCACGACAAAAAGTTCCGTGAGGGCCATATGGTCTTCATTATTCCTGACCGGATCGGCGCTGCCAGAATTGTGAAGGATGTACCGGTTACGGCAGTACGCGAAGTCATTGAAATGCTCAAGAAGGGAGATTAA
- the aroC gene encoding chorismate synthase produces the protein MSLRYLTAGETHGPQLTAIIEGLPSNLNIDFEELNFQLHRRQKGYGRGRRMQIEKDQANFVGGIRHGYTTGAPVALVVQNNDWKHWQNIMNIEPIEGSDEEKRRVHRPRPGHADLNGGLKYNLKDLRNVLERSSARETTVRVACGAIARQFLAEFGIKVAGRVLRIGEIEAPYQDLPIDELIEVTEASSVRVTDAETEKKMEAYIDQIKQEGDSIGGIVECIVEGVPVGLGSHVQYDRKLDARIAQGVMSINAFKGVEIGIGFEAGTIRGSQVHDEIVHSEERGYHRATNRLGGFEGGMTNGMPVVVRGVMKPIPTLYKPLQSVDIDTKEAFTAQVERSDACAVPAASVVMEHVVAWEIAKAFLEKFGGDSMEEIRANFANYNNQLENY, from the coding sequence ATGAGTTTACGCTATTTAACCGCAGGGGAGACGCACGGACCCCAATTAACCGCAATTATTGAAGGATTGCCAAGCAATCTGAATATTGATTTTGAAGAACTGAATTTTCAGCTTCACCGCCGCCAGAAGGGATACGGCCGTGGACGCCGCATGCAAATTGAGAAGGATCAGGCCAATTTCGTTGGTGGTATCCGTCACGGATATACAACGGGTGCTCCCGTAGCGTTGGTTGTTCAAAATAATGACTGGAAACACTGGCAGAATATTATGAATATTGAGCCGATTGAAGGCAGTGACGAAGAGAAACGTCGCGTTCATCGTCCACGTCCGGGACATGCCGACTTGAATGGTGGGCTCAAATATAACCTGAAAGATTTGCGTAATGTACTGGAACGTTCCAGTGCCCGTGAAACAACGGTGCGTGTAGCATGTGGTGCTATTGCACGTCAATTCCTTGCTGAATTCGGAATCAAAGTAGCTGGACGTGTGTTGCGTATCGGAGAAATCGAAGCTCCTTATCAGGATCTGCCGATCGATGAACTGATCGAAGTGACAGAAGCTTCCTCCGTACGTGTAACTGATGCCGAAACTGAGAAAAAGATGGAAGCCTACATTGATCAGATCAAGCAGGAAGGCGACTCCATCGGAGGAATCGTGGAATGCATCGTTGAAGGGGTGCCTGTAGGGCTTGGTAGCCACGTACAGTATGACCGGAAACTCGATGCACGGATTGCTCAGGGTGTGATGTCCATTAACGCATTCAAGGGTGTGGAAATTGGTATTGGGTTCGAAGCTGGAACGATTCGTGGTTCTCAAGTGCATGATGAAATCGTGCATAGTGAAGAGCGTGGTTATCATCGAGCTACCAACCGTTTGGGCGGATTCGAGGGCGGAATGACTAACGGTATGCCAGTAGTGGTACGTGGAGTTATGAAACCTATTCCTACGTTGTACAAACCGCTTCAAAGTGTGGATATCGATACTAAAGAAGCATTTACTGCTCAGGTCGAGCGTTCTGATGCATGTGCTGTTCCGGCAGCGAGTGTCGTTATGGAGCATGTGGTGGCCTGGGAAATTGCAAAAGCTTTCCTTGAGAAATTTGGTGGAGATTCCATGGAGGAAATCCGAGCGAACTTTGCCAACTACAATAATCAACTGGAGAATTACTAA